Below is a window of Indicator indicator isolate 239-I01 chromosome 9, UM_Iind_1.1, whole genome shotgun sequence DNA.
cttaacattttttttagGCTCTGAAATACcattattttaaagcatttgaaGGATACCTCAAACATATTCTGAAGGCGTTAAAGAAATGTAACAATGCTGTTATACTTTTTGGTTTGTCATTTTTAGTTTGAATTACCTCATTATGTGtcaagcaaaatatttctggtACCCCAAGCCTCAGGTTTTGGTTGAATGTTTTGCAATTTACCTTACTCCTCtagatgctttttttttatcttaacATTGTTTGTAAGAAACTCTCACAGGACGATAGGATTCAAAGTGAAATGGTGATTGTTTGTTTAAAGTTACAAAACTAATTGTTTTCAGCATCTAATTGATACTTGCTGAAAGCTAGAAGGGTAACAGATTCTAAAGCTGTAACTTGTctcagtggcacagagctgctctcaccattgtaaagcaatttttaaatattaaaatattcctATTCAGAAAAAGTTATGTAGATGCACTGGTCCTTTTGAGTGAAAAGGAAGACCATCTCAAgaatgctgggttttttttttattttagcaatCTAAAcctaagaatcatagaatcttagaatgaatgcagcccaggttttggttggctttctgggctgcaagcacacattgctggctcatattgagcttcttaACAAGGaccttctcctcaggactgctctctaaCCATTCTCTGCcaagcctgtgtttgtgcttgggattgccccagtcaaggtgcaggaccttggatatggctttgttgaacttcctgaAGTTGGCATGGGttcacctctcaagcctgtcaaggtccctcttgATGGCATCCTTTTAactccagcatgtcaaccaTACCACAgtttggtgttgtcagcaatcttgctgtgggtgccttgatcccactgtccatgttgctgacCTTAAGAAACTTAAGAAAGAAATGGCTTTGGAATTGTTATTCTAGTATTGTGCTCTCCAAAATAATCAataacttcttttttcccctcccatttCTTTTCATCCATTATAGGCTGATCTGTGCACAGGGCTGCAAGGTTTCCTTATCTTCCACAGTTTTGGAGGAGGCACTGGTTCAGGGTTTGCATCTCTGCTCATGGAAAGGCTCTCTGTTGACTATGGCAAAAAGTCTAAACTAGAGTTTGCCATTTATCCAGCACCACAGGTTTCCACTGCTGTCGTGGAACCCTACAACTCAATTCTCACCACCCACACCACATTAGAGCATTCTGACTGTGCCTTCATGGTAGATAATGAAGCCATTTACGATATATGTCGTCGCAACCTTGACATTGAGCGTCCCACTTATACCAATTTAAACCGATTAATTGGACAAATTGTTTCATCCATCACTGCTTCACTGCGTTTTGATGGAGCCCTCAATGTAGATCTGACAGAATTCCAAACCAACCTTGTTCCCTACCCACGAATCCATTTCCCTCTGGTAACATACGCCCCTGTCATCTCAGCTGAAAAAGCCTACCATGAGCAGTTATCTGTGGCTGAAATCACCAACGCTTGTTTCGAACCAGCCAACCAGATGGTGAAATGCGACCCTCGCCACGGCAAGTACATGGCCTGCTGCATGCTGTATCGAGGTGATGTTGTTCCCAAAGATGTCAACGCAGCTATTGCAACCATCAAGACTAAGCGTACCATTCAGTTTGTGGATTGGTGCCCAACTGGATTCAAGGTACTTAATGCTGCATTTGCAGTGCCTGATGTTTGAATTACCAGAGATTGTGCAGTACTCAGAGGCAACAGTCATCCTACAGTGCCACAATGTCCCTGGCAAACATTctcatagaatggaatcatacaactgtttcagttggaaaagacctttaagatcattatccaaccattatctaactctaccaagtctggtgctaaaccatgtcctttaaTACCACAGCTATGCATctgttaaacacctccagggatggggatacAATcgtctctctggggagcctattccagttgataaccctttcagtgaagaacttccttctaatatccaatctaaatctcccctgctgcaaGTTGAGgctatttcttttcatcctatcacttgttactgcGGGAAGAaactaacccccacctggcccaaatctcatttcaggtagttgtagagagcaagaaggtctactctcagcctccctttctccaaactaagcccagtttcctcagccactcttcacaagacttcaggtgtggcctcaccagttctgAGTGTGGGGGGATTTTGTTGAAGTGCAAAATAACCATAAGCTGTTTTATCTATTAATAACCAGGGGGATTTTTTGATTGTTAACAGAATTAAGTCTTTAAGCCTTAGCGCTCCTAAGGAAagttttcatctgttttcttgCAGGTGGGCATTAACTACCAGCCTCCAACTGTGGTGCCAGGTGGTGACCTCGCAAAGGTGCAGCGGGCTGTGTGCATGTTGAGTAACACCACTGCCATTGCTGAAGCGTGGGCTCGCCTTGACCACAAATTCGATCTTATGTATGCCAAGCGTGCCTTTGTGCACTGGTATGTTGGGGAAGGGATGGAGGAAGGAGAATTTTCTGAAGCTCGAGAAGATCTGGCTGCCCTTGAGAAAGATTATGAAGAAGTTGGCATAGATTCAGTAGaagcagaagctgaagaagaaaatgaataCTAGAAAACtgaagtttaaaaatatttaagaaaaaagaatttcagaatctttttctcttgtttgttttcaaataaatGCTTTTATCTAGTGGTGTGTTAGGGAAGAAATGGAGAAAGGAGAATTTTCTGCAGCGTGGGAAGATCTGGCTGCCCTTGTGGGAGTCTAGAAAGAAGTTGATATAGACTCAGTAGAAGCAGAAGTTGAATTAGAATATGAATATTAGAAAACCAaagtctgggaaaaaaaaaaggttgcagAACTCCATTCacttgttttattgtttttaaataaagtttTAAGGTTctatctacatttttttttctttattgtttctATGTATACTAAGTGAAGGCCATTTGAGATTGCAGGGTTTGGTAGCATCTGGTCATGTGCAAATTATAGAAGAAATTGGGAAAATTTCTGCACTTCCCTGGGATGCCAACATGCTGTGAGGGTTCAAAGGAAGGCTGTGaagattatcagagggctggagcacctcccctatgaggacaggatgagagcattGGGGTCTTTCATccttgggaagagaagactcctgggagaccttcctgcagccttttAGTATTtaaaaggggcctacaggaaagatgaggaggCACTCTTGATCTGTGAGTGTACTAACAGGGTGAGGGGTAATGGTTCTAAACtgaaaggggagatttaggtgtaatgaagaaattcttcacaatgagggtagtgagactggatcaggttgccttgagaagctgtggatgcctcatcttTGGAAGTATTCAAGGATGGGGCTttaagcagcctggtctagtggaagccTCTGGGGAAGTGCTGTCTGCAGGGTGTGAGCAAGGCCGTGGCCACCTCCCGGGCTTCTTGGTCACTCCATGGGGCACAGAACAGGCAGGATCGAGTCATTCGCTGCTGGCTCCGGGACTGCTCGTCTGGAGAGGCTGGGACGTGTCCAGCTGAAGTGAGGAAGAGGCCCTGCGGCCTCCGGGGGGCTGGACCGGAGGAGGAAGACGGACTGCAGCGGCATTCAAGCTCTGCCGGCTTGAAAGTGCCGGCTGCTGGGCGCTTTCCCTGGCTCAGCCCACGTGGAGGTGCTGCAGACTCGGGAACAGCCGAGCTCATCCAGGGCGGAGACAAGTCGTATGCAGAGGTGCAACACCGCAAGTTATTAGTTAACTTTCaacagtgggatttttttgttttgtttcggtttgggttttttttgtttgtttgtttgtttttgtgaaaCATTAGAATACTTGCACTTTATCTTTCCCCATATTTATTTTGTAATGACTCatccaaaaagaaaaggaagtatCAGCTGGTGCTCTTTAGCTCCAACAATATACCTCTTGTAAAACTTCCTAAGCAATTCATATCTGATTAAGGTTGGGCAAAACATCTTTTCCCCTAACTTTGGACCTGCCTTTCTATTATGCGTCTcataaaggaaaacatttgttGTGAACAATAAAAGGAAAGTACCACTTTCCTGTGTACAGTTGTAACATCAAACCTCAGCCTTTAATATAATGGGTTCCTATTCTCTCCCTAGACTAAAGGGCAGCCTAAGTGAAACATTTccaagaaatgaggaaaaaaaaatccccaaacagcAAAATACTTGGCCCCTCTTTTGCACCAaagctctctgctttgctttctacCTGACCATCTGCCAAGAAATGATTATCCAAAAAATCAAGATAGGATCATTTTTCCCTGGGCCAGAGCTTTCACATGGAAAGAAGAGGCCAAgcagacagaaaaaagaaacagaatttgtTTTGTAGAAAGCACAGGAGAAAGATGAATAACATAGATGAGAGAATGTGAAAGAGGTAGATGGCACATTGagtgaaaggaaaaatgcaGCCATTTTTAGCATGATGTAAAGATTAATTAAATCATGTTCTGAGTGGAGGCACTGACAGCAACTCCCTCTGTGGCTCTTCACGGTAAAACCCTGTCTCTGTTTATTGTCTGCaagacaggaagaaagaaatctaCCTGCACTGCTGAACTGTGGAAAAACAGTTAATGATTGATAGAGATTTTAAAGATGGAAGCGTGCAGCATTAAAACTGGTCATGGGTAAATACTAGGTGACTGAAACTTTGACCTCAGCTCACGCAGGCCGCCAAACATCTGGGCATTGTCCATTAGCAAAAATTAGTAAAAAGCTCATTAGTAAAAATATTTGAGAACAGTATCACTTTGTGTTCTGAATCACACTCAGAGAAATGTTACAAAAAATGACTGTCAAAACTCTCAATTCTTctcaaacaaaataattttaaacagtagaagtcatagaaccacagaattatttcagttggaaaagacttttaagatcatcatgtccagccAATACCTAACTCTACtggtctggtgctaaaccatgtcctctagcaccacatctctgcatctttgaaacacctccagggatggggattcaagcacctccctggggagcataCTCCAatggttgagaaccctttcagtcaagaggtttcttctaatctccaatctaaatctcccttggtgcaacttgaagccattttcttttgtcctatcacttgttacttggtaGAAGAAACTGACACCTacatggctccaacctccttcctggcaattgtagagagcaagaaggtctctcttcagcctccttttttccaggataaacaatcccagttctctcaatTACTCCTCACAGgagctgttcttcagacccttcaccagcttcgttgcccttctctgaacacactccagcacctcaatgtctttcttatagtGAGGGCTGCAGaatgaacacagtattccaagtaTGGATTCATcattgctgagcacagggggacaatcacttccctgctcctgctggtcacatccTTCTTGATACAGGCCAAATAGtgttggccttcttagccacctgggcacactgctcacTCATATTGAGCAGGCTGTTGATCAACACCCCCACATCTTtggcagttttccagccactcttccccaagcttgacatgaaaaagaacagaaaaaaacagtatTAAGGAAACACTTCAGAACTGTCAAAATACTGTTTCCTGGTTAGTGTGGGAAACAAGTAAACAACAGGAAAACACTGGGTTTGAGTTTATGCAATCTTAACCACAGCTGTTTGATCATACTGTTAGGCCTCAGGTAttcaaacagattaaaaaaataagcttTTAATGGTTAAAATGTTCCTCTCTTACATTTATTAATTATCCTGGAGCAACATATGACTTTAATCATCTGCAATTAACCCTGAGGCTTGTATTTTCTTTCAACAACTAAGCTGCCGTTACATCTTTCTCCTCTCACTACATTTCCCTGCTGATTTTGCACACACTGAAAATAGTgagtgtgtgagagagaaacaTCTTATTTTACTGAGGCTCAGGATAGCACCTTCACCTCCTTGGATGTAAAGAAGAATTTCGTAAGGAGAAAGTGTTCCCCTGTTCTCAAGGGGAACAGGACTAGCTGTAGCCTTGAAAAAGAATACAGAAATGACATAAGTGCAAAAAGCCTGTGGTATTTTTCTTCGATGTTATTTgtttcctgttacctcacagACAAAAGCTGAGCTACTGCACTATGTGACAGAAGTCCTGTATCAAATGGATTTTGGCATAATGTAGATACTAGTTGCATTCCCATGGCCAGTATAATCATGAGGACAAAAATGAAGAGCAGAATAAGATACAACAAGGAAATGGAATAAGGAATAACATAAGGTCATTCTCCATAGATATGAAATATGAAATTTAGTCCAATATGTGATGGGAAAGGACAAATAATAAGGTTGCCAAGGGTTAGGGCAGGGCCAGCCATTAAATATGTGACAGGTGCTCtttgcagctcctctcccttctcaaaGGGAATAAAACGGGAATAATGGAGAGAAATGTATGCatttcaaacactgaaacaggcttcccagtGAGGTgcctgaatccccatccctggaggtgtttcaaaggcaCAGAcgtgtggtgctaagggacatggtttagcaccagacttgatagagttagataatggtttgactcagtgatcttaaaggtcttttccaaccaaaataattctatcacTTCCCTGTGCTAGAATTGATTCTAttaattgaaaagaaaactaaaactactttaatgaaaacagtaacaataaaatgaaacatatacaaatacatacaaaccCAGTATCAAACCTAATcccctgatggcaattagtCATTGTCACCACTGgtgctgtggcagaagtcccaAACTGGACTCAGTGGTGGATGGGAACTAGATTCAGGACCTGGATTCTGGAAGCTGGATCCAAGTACTCATGGATCAAGATCATGGGCAGAATATACAGAGTGCTCCTTGGACACTGGACATTGAAAAAGAGAGTTAAGAGAAGATGAAGCGAAACTTGACCCTCATAATCCCCCAGCTTTATAACAAACATGACATACATGGAATTGAATCCCTTGTCAGttagtttagggtcacctgaactGTCTGCTCCTTCCTGAAAGTGTGTCCTTTTACTCAGCATCCTCAATGTAGTACACAACACTTATgagtgaccttggtctgcacatCAATCCTTGGTACTGATTAGAAACTCTGAGGGTTAGGACACTGCCTGTAAAAACATGCTgctaacttcagaaagtgcagttacttagaagagactgaacTGAAAAGTAAATCACCTAACAGAATTAGCTCTAACTCAAACCAAGATGGGTTTAATGTCTCCCTTCAGTAGTCACTTAAGAAAGAGGAagtttatttaaaatgttttagtaGCTGGTGCAAGCA
It encodes the following:
- the LOC128968922 gene encoding tubulin alpha-3 chain — protein: MPSDKTIGGGDDSFNTFFSETGAGKHVPRAVFVDLEPTVVDEVRTGTYRQLFHPEQLITGKEDAANNYARGHYTIGKEIVDLVLDRTRKVADLCTGLQGFLIFHSFGGGTGSGFASLLMERLSVDYGKKSKLEFAIYPAPQVSTAVVEPYNSILTTHTTLEHSDCAFMVDNEAIYDICRRNLDIERPTYTNLNRLIGQIVSSITASLRFDGALNVDLTEFQTNLVPYPRIHFPLVTYAPVISAEKAYHEQLSVAEITNACFEPANQMVKCDPRHGKYMACCMLYRGDVVPKDVNAAIATIKTKRTIQFVDWCPTGFKVGINYQPPTVVPGGDLAKVQRAVCMLSNTTAIAEAWARLDHKFDLMYAKRAFVHWYVGEGMEEGEFSEAREDLAALEKDYEEVGIDSVEAEAEEENEY